A part of Ziziphus jujuba cultivar Dongzao chromosome 8, ASM3175591v1 genomic DNA contains:
- the LOC107414397 gene encoding protein MEN-8, translating into MASFIKSFVCLTSQAALLLLLVALMVQTQSGAQRRSCSSELSNLNVCAPFVVPGNNGNPSSECCGALQSVEHDCLCSTLRIASQLPSRCNIPSASCDTD; encoded by the exons ATGGCTTCTTTCATCAAGTCTTTTGTGTGTCTGACCTCCCAAGCTGCTCTGCTGCTATTGCTGGTTGCACTGATGGTGCAAACTCAGAGTGGTGCCCAAAGGCGGAGTTGCTCCTCCGAGCTTTCGAACCTAAATGTATGTGCACCATTTGTGGTGCCTGGAAACAATGGCAACCCAAGCTCTGAATGCTGTGGTGCACTGCAATCAGTTGAACATGACTGTCTCTGCAGCACTCTCCGGATTGCTTCCCAACTTCCCTCCCGCTGCAATATCCCTTCTGCCTCTTGtg ATACAGACTGA
- the LOC107414396 gene encoding protein FAR1-RELATED SEQUENCE 5: MDRDDDDFESLHESMDVHLKASNKLDLNVEQDCRSPKVVHANGAQSILSSKNEDSIDAVLNIGTEFESDEHAYKFYNKYARLVGFSVRKDWVNRSKVHGQVVSRKFTCSKEGYRRKDKRDLNVKKHRKETRTGCLAHMIITRQADGKYCITHFESQHNHDNVDLSNAQTLPLRKELGIEQAAEADSSEELGPQSKSAFESMNRWFRVRDSLDHFSLDYDNHLPTERTQDMKEGEAGRLMHYFQRQHFENPLFFYALEVDINDKVSGIFWADDNMVSDYGHFGDVICLDTVCKTKKDFLPFVQFIGVNHHKQVVIFAAALLYDETIGSFKWLFRTFLEAMSGKKPKVILTDHDATIVEAINSVLPEADLRICVWQMYENTLKHLSHVVKDTESFANDLRSCIYDHKDEEDFIHAWEDMLNRYSLQQNEWMKWMFREREKWAVVYGRNTHFVDMKGSHLGERLFDELRDYLNCDLDALQFFNHFERVLDEQRYKEIEASAEMNRCMPRLMGNVVLLKHASDLYTLRAFEIFQQGYEKCLNIVVNQCGEDGSLFEYKVNTFGKTREHSVTFNSLDDTVICSCKNFEYVGFLCSHALKVLDQRNIKVLPSRYVLKRWRKDARLGSMGESNKFPMHDNPKLIMASRYKDLCHRILLLSAKASESDEAFLFASRQLDELMEGVEKILKLKPDEAQAVTSSSTGANASECENTEIFLDENAIEDQDDNRIKLKGQTILDRGQLINVNEEGSPTERIQNVEAPPQSTITCISSSPPVYVSNQDTAGNSMIQGLYNFEANQAVHCLYQQPNLALDQQNNPSMYQPSNFFTNQHDSPGQSQLLQEPLIHNTYQESVSNATQLRQAMDLDVQNPNPSSFLLFDHRYRSSSETSYLEHK; the protein is encoded by the exons ATGGATAGGGATGATGATGACTTTGAGAGTCTTCATGAAAGCATGGATGTCCACCTTAAAGCATCAAATAAGTTGGACTTGAATGTAGAGCAGGACTGTCGGAGCCCAAAAGTTGTCCATGCTAATGGTGCTCAGTCAATTCTTTCCTCAAAAAATGAAGACAGTATAGATGCAGTTTTGAATATTGGTACAGAGTTTGAATCTGATGAGCATGCATACAAATTCTACAACAAATATGCCAGATTGGTGGGTTTTAGTGTTAGGAAAGACTGGGTAAATAGGAGTAAGGTGCATGGTCAGGTGGTATCTCGGAAGTTCACCTGTTCTAAGGAGGGTTATCGGCGTAAAGACAAAAGAGATCTTAATGTGAAGAAACATCGGAAGGAAACAAGAACCGGTTGCTTAGCGCATATGATCATCACTCGTCAAGCAGATGGTAAATACTGCATCACACATTTTGAGTCGCAGCATAATCATGACAATGTAGATCTAAGTAATGCCCAAACTTTACCGCTGCGAAAAGAATTAGGAATAGAGCAAGCTGCAGAAGCTGACTCCTCAGAAGAATTGGGACCACAGTCAAAATCAGCATTTGAATCAATGAATAGATGGTTCAGAGTTCGGGATTCTCTTGATCATTTTTCCCTTGATTATGATAATCATCTTCCTACTGAAAGGACTCAAGATATGAAAGAGGGAGAGGCAGGACGTTTGATGCATTATTTTCAAAGACAGCACTTTGAAAACCCATTATTCTTTTATGCATTAGAGGTTGATATTAATGATAAGGTGAGTGGCATATTTTGGGCAGATGATAACATGGTATCAGACTATGGTCATTTTGGGGACGTGATTTGTTTGGACACAGTTTGCAAAACAAAGAAGGATTTTCTACCATTTGTACAGTTTATAGGAGTTAATCATCACAAACAAGTGGTGATCTTTGCTGCTGCACTTTTATATGATGAGACCATTGGATCTTTTAAGTGGCTATTTCGAACTTTCTTAGAGGCAATGTCAGGAAAGAAGCCAAAGGTCATACTTACTGATCATGATGCAACGATTGTTGAGGCAATCAATTCAGTTTTGCCAGAGGCAGACCTTCGAATATGTGTATGGCAGATGTATGAGAATACTCTCAAACACCTAAGCCATGTAGTAAAAGATACAGAATCTTTTGCCAATGATTTAAGGAGCTGTATTTATGATCACAAGGATGAGGAGGATTTCATTCATGCTTGGGAAGACATGCTGAATAGATATAGTCTTCAACAAAATGAGTGGATGAAATGGATGTTTAGAGAACGAGAGAAATGGGCTGTGGTATACGGCAGGAATACCCATTTTGTTGACATGAAAGGTTCACATCTAGGTGAACGTTTGTTTGATGAATTGAGAGATTACCTAAACTGTGACCTTGATGCGCTTcaattttttaaccattttgaAAGGGTCCTAGATGAACAGCGGTACAAAGAAATAGAAGCTAGTGCTGAGATGAACAGATGTATGCCAAGACTAATGGGTAATGTGGTTTTATTAAAGCATGCAAGTGACCTTTACACCCTAAGGGCAtttgaaatatttcaacaaggATATGAGAAATGTTTGAATATTGTTGTTAACCAGTGCGGTGAGGATGGATCATTGTTTGAGTACAAAGTTAACACATTTGGGAAAACTCGAGAACATTCTGTTACATTCAATTCTTTGGATGATACAGTTATATGCAGTTGTAAGAACTTTGAATATGTTGGTTTTTTATGTAGCCATGCACTGAAAGTACTTGATCAGAGAAATATTAAGGTGCTTCCATCCAGATATGTCTTGAAGAGATGGAGAAAAGATGCAAGGTTAGGAAGCATGGGAGAGAGCAATAAGTTCCCAATGCATGATAACCCTAAGTTGATCATGGCAAGCCGTTACAAGGATTTATGCCATAGAATTCTCTTGTTATCAGCCAAGGCTTCAGAGTCTGATGAAGCATTTCTATTTGCTTCAAGACAACTTGATGAATTGATGGAAGGTGTAGAGAAAATCTTGAAACTAAAACCTGACGAAGCTCAAGCTGTTACCTCAAGCAGTACTGGTGCAAATGCTTCTGAGTGTGAGAATACAGAGATTTTTCTTGACGAAAATGCTATTGAGGATCAGGATGACAACAGAATAAAACTAAAAGGACAAACTATCCTTGATAGAGGTCAGCTGATCAATGTAAATGAAGAAGGCTCTCCTACAGAAAGAATTCAGAACGTAGAAGCACCTCCACAGAGTACCATCACCTGTATTTCTAGTTCTCCACCAGTTTATGTTTCAAATCAGGACACAGCAGGAAATTCCATGATCCAG GGTTTGTACAATTTTGAAGCGAACCAGGCGGTTCATTGCCTGTATCAACAACCTAATTTAGCCTTGGACCAGCAAAATAATCCTAGCATGTACCAACCCTCAAACTTCTTCACTAACCAACATGACTCGCCTGGCCAATCTCAATTGTTACAG GAACCATTAATCCATAATACATACCAGGAGTCTGTATCAAACGCCACGCAATTGAGGCAG GCAATGGATCTAGATGTCCAAAATCCAAATCCATCTTCATTCTTGCTTTTTGATCACAGATACAGATCTTCTTCTGAAACTTCATATCTTGAGCATAAATGA
- the LOC107414466 gene encoding protein IQ-DOMAIN 23, with protein sequence MGFLRRLFGPKRPSSSSSSSQPTKDKKWWGFLKDKVHNTTPSRPTNINSSTTDVPCSPTASLDANKHAIAVAAATAAVAEAALAAAHAAAEVVRLTSGSGSGSSATAAHASRNRQLAAIKIQSAFRAYLARRALRALKALVKLQALVRGHIVRKQTSDMLRRMQTLVRVQARARATRTHVSELLHSTSLPSHPVPESPDKNGYQHRTYSSKFDGPSILKRCGSNTNFRHVNLDKARLESNWLDRWMEESLWNNYQGRSLRYGRTDDEKTDKILEVDTWKPHLDSQRSTRSFQLPRHVLASDYHHNQSFIPLDSPSKRSTKAPNLTSNLSSREPSSLNSLKCPIGKDEAVSRTADNSPQVLSASSRPGGARRGPFTPARSECSWGFFSAYSGYPNYMANTESSRAKVRSQSAPRQRLEFEKYGTPKRFVQGFWDAGTHLDKGSVQDADMRNNVYSSASYFDRYGNANLR encoded by the exons ATGGGTTTTCTCCGGCGACTCTTCGGCCCCAAAAGGCCatcctcatcatcatcttcttcgcAGCCCACCAAGGACAAGAAGTGGTGGGGTTTCCTAAAAGACAAGGTCCATAATACGACGCCGTCTAGGCCTACCAACATCAACTCCTCCACCACCGATGTTCCTTGCTCTCCCACCGCCAGCTTGGATGCAAACAAGCACGCGATTGCGGTGGCGGCTGCCACTGCAGCCGTGGCTGAGGCGGCTCTAGCAGCTGCTCACGCCGCAGCGGAGGTTGTCAGGTTGACCAGCGGCAGTGGCTCCGGGAGCTCTGCCACCGCGGCGCACGCTAGCAGGAACCGACAGCTGGCGGCCATTAAGATTCAGTCGGCATTCCGGGCCTATCTA GCAAGGAGGGCATTGAGAGCACTTAAAGCACTGGTGAAGCTTCAAGCATTAGTGAGAGGCCACATCGTGAGGAAACAAACTTCTGACATGCTCAGGCGTATGCAAACACTTGTCAGAGTCCAGGCCCGAGCACGTGCTACTCGCACGCACGTATCGGAATTGTTACATTCTACGTCCCTACCAAGTCACCCT GTTCCTGAAAGTCCTGACAAAAATGGATACCAACACCGTACCTATAGTAGCAAATTTGATGGGCCCTCAATCCTTAAG AGGTGTGGTTCAAATACAAACTTCAGGCACGTTAACCTTGACAAAGCACGATTAGAGTCGAACTGGCTAGACCGTTGGATGGAAGAAAGTTTATGGAATAACTACCAAGGCAGGTCACTGAGGTATGGTCGAACAGATGATGAGAAGACCGACAAGATCCTTGAAGTAGACACTTGGAAGCCTCACTTAGACTCCCAACGAAGTACCCGAAGCTTCCAATTGCCGCGGCATGTATTGGCTTCAGATTATCATCATAACCAGAGCTTTATACCATTAGATTCCCCATCAAAGCGGTCGACAAAAGCGCCAAACCTCACTTCAAACTTGTCTTCAAGGGAACCATCATCATTGAACTCTTTGAAGTGTCCCATTGGAAAAGATGAAGCAGTATCAAGGACTGCTGACAACAGCCCACAAGTTTTGTCTGCATCATCAAGACCTGGTGGTGCAAGGAGAGGTCCTTTCACACCGGCAAGAAGCGAGTGCTCTTGGGGATTTTTCAGTGCCTATTCGGGTTATCCAAATTACATGGCTAATACAGAATCTTCCCGAGCTAAGGTCCGGTCACAGAGTGCCCCGAGGCAGAGGCTTGAGTTTGAGAAATATGGTACACCTAAGAGATTTGTTCAAGGGTTTTGGGATGCTGGGACTCATTTAGATAAGGGCTCGGTCCAAGATGCTGACATGAGGAACAATGTTTATTCCTCCGCTAGCTACTTCGATAGGTATGGGAATGCCAATTTAAGATGA
- the LOC107414439 gene encoding putative non-specific lipid-transfer protein 14, which yields MGCTKISIGVVILISWASWVHSSTPECSTIIGLFSACSTFITYGSPDPLPGSPCCDAMSSLHIMADTTENRRFVCRCLMGLITTYNPNATAIATLPGFCGLSLGFTIDPNTDCNSVL from the exons ATGGGGTGCACGAAAATAAGTATAGGAGTTGTGATTTTGATATCATGGGCTTCATGGGTACACAGCAGCACCCCAGAGTGCTCCACCATAATAGGACTATTTTCTGCATGTTCCACCTTCATCACCTATGGCTCCCCTGACCCACTTCCAGGTTCTCCATGCTGTGATGCTATGTCAAGTCTACATATTATGGCTGACACAACTGAGAATCGCAGATTTGTTTGTAGGTGTTTGATGGGCCTGATTACCACTTACAATCCTAATGCTACAGCCATTGCTACTTTGCCTGGCTTCTGTGGTCTCTCTTTGGGCTTCACCATTGATCCCAACACCGATTGCAACTC AGTCCTATAG
- the LOC107414422 gene encoding RHOMBOID-like protein 3, whose amino-acid sequence MAGEDLESRGGVVKNRANGSYSSSSYIVDDTETQWTSWLVPMFVVANIAMFIVVMFINNCPHQNSAGFQPKCVAKFLGRFSFQPLKENPLFGPSSSTLEKLGALEWNKVVQRHQGWRLVTCIWLHAGVIHLLANMLSLVFIGIRLEQQFGFVRVGVAYLISGFGGSVLSSLFIRNNISVGASGALFGLLGAMLSELLTNWTIYTNKVAALLTLLIIIIVNLGIGILPHVDNYAHIGGFLTGFLLGFVLMPRPQFGWLEQQNLPSNVHLKSKYKTYQYVLWILSVALLVVGFTVALVMLFKGENGNDHCHWCHYLSCVPTSRWNC is encoded by the exons ATGGCTGGTGAAGATCTAGAAAGCAGAGGTGGAGTAGTGAAAAACAGAGCAAACGGCAGCTACTCATCGTCTTCTTACATCGTGGATGATACAGAAACCCAATGGACTTCTTGGTTGGTGCCCATGTTCGTCGTCGCCAATATCGCCATGTTCATTGTGGTGATGTTCATCAATAATTGTCCACATCAAAATTCTGCCGGGTTCCAACCCAAGTGCGTCGCTAAGTTTCTTGGGAGGTTCTCGTTTCAGCCTTTGAAGGAGAATCCTCTCTTTGGCCCTTCTTCTTCAAC ATTGGAAAAATTGGGAGCTCTTGAATGGAACAAAGTTGTGCAGAGGCATCAAGGATGGAGGCTTGTGACTTGTATTTGGTTACATGCTGGAGTCATTCATCTACTTGCAAACATGCTGAGTTTGGTCTTTATTGGAATTCGCTTAGAGCAGCAATTTGGATTTG TGCGGGTTGGAGTTGCGTACCTAATCTCAGGCTTTGGTGGGAGCGTACTCTCTTCGTTGTTTATCAGAAATAATATCTCAGTTGGTGCATCTGGCGCTCTGTTTGGGCTGCTTGGAGCAATGTTGTCAGAACTTCTCACCAACTGGACTATTTATACCAACAAG GTTGCAGCTCTGTTAACACTTTTGATCATCATTATCGTAAACCTTGGGATTGGAATTTTGCCTCACgttgataattatgcccataTTGGTGGGTTTTTGACTGGTTTTCTGCTTGGCTTTGTTCTGATGCCGCGTCCACAGTTTGGTTGGTTGGAGCAGCAGAATCTTCCTTCCAATGTTCATCTCAAATCCAAATACAAGACTTACCAATATGTTCTGTGGATTCTTTCTGTTGCTTTGCTGGTTGTTGG GTTTACAGTGGCATTGGTGATGCTGTTCAAGGGAGAGAATGGGAATGATCATTGTCATTGGTGTCACTATCTCAGCTGTGTACCGACTTCAAGATGGAATTGTTGA